A region from the Ictalurus punctatus breed USDA103 chromosome 25, Coco_2.0, whole genome shotgun sequence genome encodes:
- the jun gene encoding transcription factor AP-1 isoform X1 — METTFYDDSLSGAFSQHDGAAFGYNAKTLKHSMTLNLSDPSSTLKPHLRPKINDILTSPDVGLLKLASPELERLIIQSSNGLITTTPTPTQFLCPKNVTDEQEGFAEGFVRALAELHHQHMPPSSVTTTPQTTINNSMAPVSSIAGGAVYSSTVRSEPPVYADLSTFNPPITTAPSFTSANPAMSSYTTTSMPPQQQQQQQHTMAVQHPRLQALKEEPQTVPEMPGETPPLSPIDMESQERIKAERKRMRNRIAASKCRKRKLERISRLEDKVKTLKSQNSELASTANMLREQVAQLKQKVMNHVNSGCQLMLTQQLQTF; from the coding sequence ATGGAAACTACTTTCTACGACGACTCTCTGAGCGGCGCGTTCTCGCAGCACGACGGCGCCGCGTTCGGATACAACGCCAAGACGCTGAAGCACAGCATGACCCTGAACCTGTCGGACCCGAGCAGCACGCTCAAGCCGCACCTGCGCCCCAAAATAAATGACATTCTCACGTCGCCGGACGTCGGCCTCCTCAAGTTGGCCTCTCCAGAGCTCGAGCGCCTTATTATTCAGTCCAGCAACGGTCTGATCACCACGACTCCCACGCCAACCCAGTTCCTGTGTCCTAAAAATGTCACGGACGAGCAGGAAGGTTTCGCCGAGGGCTTCGTGCGCGCGCTGGCCGAGCTCCACCACCAGCACATGCCGCCCAGCAGCGTCACTACGACCCCTCAAACTACCATCAACAACTCCATGGCGCCCGTGTCGTCGATTGCGGGCGGAGCCGTGTACAGCTCGACCGTGCGCTCGGAACCACCGGTATACGCCGACCTGAGCACGTTTAACCCGCCTATCACCACGGCACCGAGCTTCACCAGCGCCAATCCGGCCATGAGCAGCTACACGACCACGTCTATGCCaccacagcagcagcagcagcagcagcacaccaTGGCCGTGCAACACCCGCGCCTGCAGGCGCTCAAAGAGGAGCCGCAAACTGTGCCCGAGATGCCTGGGGAAACGCCGCCGCTCTCGCCCATCGACATGGAGAGTCAGGAGCGCATCAAGGCCGAGCGCAAGCGCATGCGCAACCGCATCGCCGCTTCCAAGTGCCGCAAGAGGAAGCTGGAGAGAATCTCCCGCCTCGAGGACAAGGTCAAGACGCTGAAGTCGCAAAACTCAGAGCTGGCATCCACCGCCAATATGCTGCGCGAACAGGTCGCCCAGCTCAAACAGAAAGTCATGAACCACGTCAACAGCGGCTGTCAGCTCATGTTGACGCAGCAGCTGCAGACATTCTGA
- the caiap gene encoding CARD- and ANK-domain containing inflammasome adapter protein, which yields MGSTKFTNPYAIEVIRTRRKELVGGISNTEDLLDLLVSNGVLLPENRVLVSSIAAQEEKNSRMLNILVSRGERACRIFFYPCLKCAQPDLYQNMKTYVGQLNENIKDTRRQLIGYLLEKDRQCPIKKIQDTSRNPLYEGSLHKSKKTELASSLYELKKSSAKPEDSSTAIFKAVCTGDVPLLQELIRGININDRTASSGTILHLAAEHGQVSVINFLLCQGVKLDLRDHLGRTALHKASEMGHTAAVVALIRAGADIYAKDQASKTPQHLAAQNGHENTVRTLVVEERRSFKNQTTFLHMAAVDDDSVLAEILLSNGASVDTRDGQRKTALFHAISRGNEKTAAVLLQAGAQVDYGIIEAAFELNSKPMLSLLLMNIKTAMSENELKSILFKAVQRNLDMIVAALIDSGVDVNVCNDLGYTPLLLAIELSNLEVFKVLVSNKAQLDKRLPNQMSALHLAIQSGSMPITEILLDMGMKPNIIGPKEQMPLHFSALHNQPALMALLLHNGAQINSVTQDGFTALHLASQSGHKESVAQLLEGKADVHAQDRQARTALHWAAAQGDAGIIKLLLHAGSNTHTVEKDKKTPLHLAAMAGHAQAVSTLLSAKANVAAKDMDGCTALHYAARNGHVHVAAVILTSGRNKNVNERNVWRRTPLHLAAEHGKELVVGLLLERQAKINATDNNKDTPLHWACRTGYLGTVQKLVNWTLGEKVNLKATNNVMKTPLQVAEAEGTLNHQNIVVLLKRKMFLIK from the exons ATGGGTTCAACCAAGTTTACAAATCCATATGCTATTGAAGTAATCCGGACTAGAAGGAAAGAGCTAGTTGGTGGTATCTCCAACACAGAAGACTTACTGGACCTTCTTGTCTCTAATGGAGTCCTTCTACCTGAGAACAGAGTTCTTGTATCCAGCATTGCAGCACAAGAGGAAAAGAACTCCAGAATGCTCAACATCCTGGTGTCACGAGGGGAACGGGCATGTCGCATCTTCTTCTACCCATGCCTGAAGTGTGCTCAACCTGACCTCTACCAGAACATGAAAACCTATGTGGGCCAgctgaatgaaaacattaaGGATACACGAAGGCAGCTGATTGGATATCTGCTAGAAAAAGATCGACAATGtccaattaaaaaaattcaggATACCTCTAGGAACCCTTTGTATGAAGGATCATTGCATAAATCAAAAAAGACAGAGCTGGCTTCTTCTTTGTACGAATTAAAGAAGAGCTCTGCAAAACCCGAAGACTCATCAACTGCAATTTTCAAAGCAGTGTGTACAGGTGACGTGCCCCTATTACAGGAACTAATAAGAGGCATAAATATCAATGACAGAACTGCATCGTCTGGTACCATCCTACACCTTGCTGCAGAACACGGTCAAGTGTCAGTTATAAACTTTTTGCTTTGTCAAGGAGTGAAACTCGATTTAAGGGATCATTTAGGTCGCACTGCCCTCCACAAGGCGTCAGAGATGGGGCACACAGCAGCTGTAGTGGCTCTCATAAGGGCTGGAGCTGACATCTATGCCAAAGACCAAGCCTCAAAAACCCCCCAACATTTAGCAGCACAAAATGGGCATGAAAACACAGTCAGAACGCTGGTGGTGGAGGAAAGAAGAAGCTTCAAGAACCAGACTACATTCCTGCACATGGCTGCAGTAGATGATGACTCTGTGCTGGCAGAAATTTTACTGAGTAATGGTGCCTCAGTAGACACCAGAGATGGCCAAAGGAAGACGGCACTATTCCATGCCATTAGCCGAGGAAATGAGAAGACAGCTGCCGTGCTTCTTCAAGCTGGAGCTCAGGTAGATTATGGAATTATTGAGGCTGCATTCGAACTAAACAGCAAGCCTATGCTGTCACTGCTTCTGATGAACATTAAGACAGCAATGTCTGAAAATGAACTAAAATCTATTCTGTTCAAAGCAGTACAGAGGAACTTGGACATGATTGTGGCTGCTCTTATTGACAGTGGAGTTGATGTTAATGTGTGTAATGACCTGGGTTACACACCACTGCTCCTAGCCATAGAGCTGAGCAATTTGGAGGTCTTTAAAGTGTTAGTTTCAAACAAAGCTCAGCTGGATAAGAGACTACCTAATCAGATGTCTGCTCTTCACCTGGCCATCCAAAGTGGCAGTATGCCAATAACAGAG ATATTACTAGATATGGGCATGAAGCCCAACATAATTGGCCCCAAAGAGCAGATGCCTCTTCATTTTAGCGCCTTACACAACCAACCTGCACTGATGGCCCTGTTGCTCCACAATGGGGCTCAGATCAATTCAGTAACTCAGGATGGATTCACTGCCCTCCATCTTGCTAGTCAGAGTGGACACAAGGAGTCTGTGGCCCAGCTGTTGGAAGGAAAGGCAGATGTCCATGCACAAGACAGACAGGCTAGGACAGCGCTACACTGGGCAGCTGCTCAAGGTGATGCAGGCATCATAAAACTGCTTCTTCATGCTGGATCCAACACTCACACTGTtgagaaagacaaaaagacTCCATTACACCTGGCTGCGATGGCAGGACATGCTCAGGCCGTTTCAACCCTACTTTCTGCGAAGGCAAACGTGGCAGCCAAAGACATGGATGGCTGTACAGCTCTGCATTATGCCGCTAGGAATGGGCATGTACATGTGGCTGCTGTAATTCTCACATCTGGTAGGAATAAAAATGTGAATGAGAGGAACGTTTGGAGGAGGACACCTCTACATTTGGCTGCAGAACATGGCAAGGAGCTTGTGGTCGGTCTGCTGCTGGAAAGACAAGCCAAGATCAATGCCACTGACAATAATAAAGACACACCGTTACACTGGGCCTGTCGAACAGGGTATCTAGGTACAGTGCAAAAGCTGGTGAACTGGACTCTTGGAGAGAAGGTAAACCTCAAGGCTACTAACAATGTGATGAAAACACCCCTTCAGGTAGCAGAGGCAGAGGGCACCCTAAACCACCAGAACATTGTTGTGCTGCTGAAGAGGAAGATGTTcctcataaaataa
- the si:dkey-86e18.1 gene encoding uncharacterized protein si:dkey-86e18.1, with protein MARNEEKQLGKLNRLWLQKEREEGRIKDVHGSRPKLATLNSVAAVKKWIPSIKKEIEYYLQQSQLSHYPERKIAEFQHQIEQLEKEYKAYLKKLQFLDPSCKHRPWSPRAYTKRRPDSKGDQCIAKRLCATGPGVQASYQESSATATSNKQDLFNSTQPGPTHPSDLPDQDLPLSFDHSRLAIAVAGSRGTSSGQQNETNILAHVLHNSLPNLHSSALIRFSGLPERKGAKPSPCTEKNEAKTEHMLGLGCYSSSSDEEN; from the exons ATGGCCaggaatgaagaaaaacagcttGGAAAATTAAATCGATTATGGcttcagaaagaaagagagg AAGGTCGCATTAAAGATGTGCACGGCTCTAGACCAAAACTT GCGACGTTAAATTCGGTTGCAGCCGTGAAAAAATGGATACCAAGCATCAAGAAAGAAATTGAATATTACCTGCAG CAGTCCCAGTTGTCCCACTATCCAGAGAGGAAGATAGCAGAGTTCCAGCACCAAATTGAGCAACTGGAAAAGGAGTACAAGGCTTATCTTAAGAAACTGCAGTTTTTAGACCCCAGCTGTAAACACCGTCCGTGGAGCCCCAGAGCGTACACCAAGAGGAGGCCAGACTCTAAAGGCGATCAGTGCATTG CTAAGAGACTCTGTGCCACTGGTCCTGGTGTTCAAGCCAGTTATCAAGAAAGTTCTGCAACAGCTACCTCAAATAAGCAGGATCTATTTAACTCAACACAGCCAGGTCCTACACACCCCTCTGATCTTCCAGACCAGGATCTTCCACTCTCCTTTGACCACTCAAGGCTGGCAATAGCAGTCGCTGGGTCTCGGGGGACTTCCTCAGGGCAGCAGAATGAAACAAACATCCTGGCACATGTCCTGCATAACAGCCTCCCCAACCTGCACAGCTCAGCTTTAATACGATTTTCAGGACTGCCAGAGAGAAAGGGGGCAAAACCTTCCCCCTGCACTGAAAAAAATGAGGCTAAGACAGAGCACATGTTGGGACTGGGCTGCTACTCGTCTTCCTCAGATGAAGAGAATTAA
- the faslg gene encoding tumor necrosis factor ligand superfamily member 6, with translation MHSKLRYTYPPVFTVDAAGGFPPQHQAAGIEPPLVPCWTLPPARVRAKTRGCGGMSSAVCLLIMVLLIVFAVLGLGAYQIMKLQTELLHLKQEIRPQSEGSTPQRLVGHQAEDIMEPKHTPAAHLIGQKQDNNLKTLKWESRHGRAFTDGILYRNGGLQVNETGHYFVYSRVEFQLKDCKPRDTLIHTVYVKRGERPLTLMIDHREGFCQVGSKEWSTVGSNLGSMHQLMQYDWVFVNVSQPTRLSSDHQSNYFGLFKLP, from the exons ATGCACAGTAAACTCAGGTACACGTACCCTCCAGTGTTCACAGTTGATGCTGCAGGAGGCTTTCCCCCTCAGCATCAGGCTGCAGGCATCGAGCCTCCCCTGGTCCCCTGCTGGACATTACCTCCTGCCCGAGTTCGGGCCAAGACAAGGGGCTGTGGAGGAATGAGTTCTGCAGTATGCCTCCTGATTATGGTCCTTCTGATAGTGTTTGCTGTGCTGGGACTTGGAGCCTATCAGATCATGAAACTGCAGACAGAGCTGCTACATCTGAAACAG GAAATACGCCCACAATCTGAAGGCAGTACACCACAGAGGCTAGTTG GGCACCAAGCAGAAGACATTATGGAGCCCAAGCATACACCAGCTGCACATCTGATAG GACAAAAGCAGGACAATAATCTGAAGACCCTGAAGTGGGAATCAAGGCATGGCCGTGCTTTCACAGATGGGATCCTGTACCGCAACGGCGGCTTACAAGTGAATGAGACGGGCCATTACTTTGTCTACTCACGTGTGGAGTTCCAATTAAAAGACTGCAAACCAAGGGACACTCTGATCCACACAGTGTACGTAAAGAGAGGCGAACGGCCGCTAACACTCATGATCGATCATCGAGAAGGTTTCTGCCAAGTCGGAAGCAAGGAATGGTCGACAGTTGGAAGTAACCTTGGCTCCATGCATCAGCTCATGCAATATGATTGGGTGTTTGTCAATGTATCCCAGCCAACCCGGCTCAGCTCTGACCACCAAAGTAACTACTTTGGTCTTTTTAAACTCCCATAA
- the jun gene encoding transcription factor AP-1 (The RefSeq protein has 2 substitutions compared to this genomic sequence) — translation MSTKMETTFYDDSLSGAFSQHDGAAFGYNAKTLKHSMTLNLSDPSSTLKPHLRPKINDILTSPDVGLLKLASPELERLIIQSSNGLITTTPTPTQFLCPKNVTDEQEGFVEGFVRALAELHHQHMPPSSVTTTPQTTINNSMAPVSSIAGGAVYSSTVRSEPPVYADLSTFNPPITTAPSFTSANPAMSSYTTTSMPPQQQQQQQHTMAVQHPRLQALKEEPQTVPEMPGETPPLSLIDMESQERIKAERKRMRNRIAASKCRKRKLERISRLEDKVKTLKSQNSELASTANMLREQVAQLKQKVMNHVNSGCQLMLTQQLQTF, via the coding sequence ATGTCTACTAAGATGGAAACTACTTTCTACGACGACTCTCTGAGCGGCGCGTTCTCGCAGCACGACGGCGCCGCGTTCGGATACAACGCCAAGACGCTGAAGCACAGCATGACCCTGAACCTGTCGGACCCGAGCAGCACGCTCAAGCCGCACCTGCGCCCCAAAATAAATGACATTCTCACGTCGCCGGACGTCGGCCTCCTCAAGTTGGCCTCTCCAGAGCTCGAGCGCCTTATTATTCAGTCCAGCAACGGTCTGATCACCACGACTCCCACGCCAACCCAGTTCCTGTGTCCTAAAAATGTCACGGACGAGCAGGAAGGTTTCGCCGAGGGCTTCGTGCGCGCGCTGGCCGAGCTCCACCACCAGCACATGCCGCCCAGCAGCGTCACTACGACCCCTCAAACTACCATCAACAACTCCATGGCGCCCGTGTCGTCGATTGCGGGCGGAGCCGTGTACAGCTCGACCGTGCGCTCGGAACCACCGGTATACGCCGACCTGAGCACGTTTAACCCGCCTATCACCACGGCACCGAGCTTCACCAGCGCCAATCCGGCCATGAGCAGCTACACGACCACGTCTATGCCaccacagcagcagcagcagcagcagcacaccaTGGCCGTGCAACACCCGCGCCTGCAGGCGCTCAAAGAGGAGCCGCAAACTGTGCCCGAGATGCCTGGGGAAACGCCGCCGCTCTCGCCCATCGACATGGAGAGTCAGGAGCGCATCAAGGCCGAGCGCAAGCGCATGCGCAACCGCATCGCCGCTTCCAAGTGCCGCAAGAGGAAGCTGGAGAGAATCTCCCGCCTCGAGGACAAGGTCAAGACGCTGAAGTCGCAAAACTCAGAGCTGGCATCCACCGCCAATATGCTGCGCGAACAGGTCGCCCAGCTCAAACAGAAAGTCATGAACCACGTCAACAGCGGCTGTCAGCTCATGTTGACGCAGCAGCTGCAGACATTCTGA